Genomic window (Methyloprofundus sp.):
GTAAGGTAATTTTCACGCCAGATAGGCTGGCCACCTAATTTAACAATTTCACGAGCAACATAGCTACGTGCCATAGGAATCACTTCAACAGGTAATGGAAAGTCACCTAAAACTTTTACAACCTTACTTTCATCAACAATACAAACAAATTCTTTGCTCGCACCTGCAATAATTTTTTCGCGCGTTAGAGCCCCCCCACCACCTTTAATAAGCTGTTTTAGCGAGTTAACTTCATCCGCACCATCTACATAAACATCCAAGTTGCCAGACTCACTTAACTCCATGACAGGAATACCGATTTTTTTCAGTCTTTCTGTGGTCGCAATAGAACTAGAAACAGCACCTTTAATATCACTTGTTAGGTTAAAATCTGCCAAACAATCAATAAAATGATTAACTGTAGATCCTGTGCCCACACCTAAAATAGATACATCTTTAATATACGGTAAAGCCGCTTCTGCTGCTAGACGTTTACTTTCATCTTGTGTCATGAGTATTTTCCTAATCGATTTACGTGCTACTCAGTTTATTGCCAGAATAGGCTTAGGAATGAGAATTCAATAATGCCCGAGTCTGACTAACTACACTTTTTCAAGTAGCACCCCCATACTCAACATCTCATATGGGTTACTTTATTTAAGGGGAGCTATAGTCAAAACCATCAAATATCACCTGATCACTTTGACTATAGCTAATGTCTTAAATGCTTATGCGTTTGCTAATTCTACGCGCATTTCATCAATGACTTTTTTATAGTCAGGTTGGTTAAAAATAGCAGAGCCAGCAACAAACATATCTGCACCAGCTGCTTTAATGTCACGGATATTATCCACTTTAACACCACCATCAATTTCTAGGCGGATATCAAAGCCACTATCATCGATACGCTTTCTTGCTTCACGCAATTTATCTAAAGTCGCAGGAATAAAAGATTGTCCGCCAAAACCTGGGTTAACAGACATCAATAAAATAATATCTACTTTATCCATCACATAATCAAGGTAATGTAATGGCGTACCAGGGTTAAAAACTAAGCCTGATTTACAACCTAGGTCACGAATCATTTGCAAAGTTCTATCAATATGCACTGATGCTTCAGGGTGAAAAGTAATCATGCTTGCCCCTGCTTTTGCAAAATCAGGGATGATGCGGTCAACAGGCTCAACCATTAAATGCACATCAATAGGAGCCGTTACGCCATGTTTTCTAAGCGCTTCACAGACTAATGGTCCAATGGTCAGGTTAGGTACAAAGTGATTATCCATTACATCGAAATGAACAACATCAGCGCCTGCCGCTAAAACATTATCTACTTCCTCGCCTAATTTAGCGAAATCAGCAGAAAGAATAGAAGGTGCAATCCAGTTTTCAGTCATGTCATTAGTCCTCTTTAATTAAAAAAATTTATACAGTAAATTAAAAATTTAAACTCTTACTTTTCTTGGCTCAAAGCTTTTACCAATTTTTTTGCCGGCATATAGCCTGGAA
Coding sequences:
- a CDS encoding ribose 5-phosphate isomerase A — its product is MTQDESKRLAAEAALPYIKDVSILGVGTGSTVNHFIDCLADFNLTSDIKGAVSSSIATTERLKKIGIPVMELSESGNLDVYVDGADEVNSLKQLIKGGGGALTREKIIAGASKEFVCIVDESKVVKVLGDFPLPVEVIPMARSYVAREIVKLGGQPIWRENYLTDNGCEIIDVHNMEIMEPLALEKLVNNLAGVVTVGIFGLRPADVVLVAKASGVETM
- a CDS encoding ribulose-phosphate 3-epimerase — translated: MTENWIAPSILSADFAKLGEEVDNVLAAGADVVHFDVMDNHFVPNLTIGPLVCEALRKHGVTAPIDVHLMVEPVDRIIPDFAKAGASMITFHPEASVHIDRTLQMIRDLGCKSGLVFNPGTPLHYLDYVMDKVDIILLMSVNPGFGGQSFIPATLDKLREARKRIDDSGFDIRLEIDGGVKVDNIRDIKAAGADMFVAGSAIFNQPDYKKVIDEMRVELANA